GGCGTGAGGAGATTGTGTCTATCCAGGATGCTGCCAGTAGCAGAGGGCTGGAGATCATTCCCCTGGTTCAGACATTTGGACATTTGGAAGTAACTACGAAGCCTGTTTTTGTCATTTACccaattatttagaattatttatccATTTGAATTCTGCATATTCAGActctttactattttaaaatgtcctCAATCAGTTTGTCCTGAAGCATGAGGTGTTTAGAGATCTGCGGGAGGTGGACTACTGTCTGGGCACCCTGAACCCACACCGTGATGCAGGAGTTAGGCTGGTGCAAGAGATGCTACAACAAGTCATGAAGCTCCACCCTAAAAGTACCAGCCTGCATATCGGAGCCGACGAGGTACAGCACATCCCTCCATCAATAAAATGCCACTTGTGTGGCTACACTATAATAATTCCTACAAATGAACAGTTTGACATGTAAGCTTAGGGTGTTAGCTTTTATATTGATCTGTTGAtcgaataactttttttttaataggtgTACATGCTCGGTCATGGAGATGAGTCCAAACACTGGTTAGATCTTCCAGGTCGGAGTGTTCACCAGCTGTTCCTCAGTCATGTCATTAAGGTGGCAAAGGGGATTCGGGAAAGTGCACCCAAACTTAATTTGATAATGTGGGATGATATGCTCAGGTCCATGACCCCTGAGACCATCAAAGGCGAGTAGTTAACATATTTATCACCTATTTTGAAAAATGATCATGATTTTGTTGCATATAAGAGAAAAGTATGTATTTGATAAATAGTTGTATAAATGCATGCTCAAAGGGAcagtccaaaaataataatactgtgaTTATTTACTCATCCGTGTCATTCCAAAACAGTGAACCCCACTGACTGAAAAAAAGGTTTTTCCATGTATAATCTTAGAAATTAATAATCTTCTTTTAAAATGCTacattaaaattagatttttttatatataatacaaaggGGGGTTGTAGGTGTGTTCGgaacctaaaattaaaaaatgtaaataaaaaattgaagGGGTTGTTCACTCAGGATGCCCTTTATAAATAGTCGGTCTTTGACTCatgtgacatgctttaatgtttctTTCTCTTCAGTCACCAGACACTTCCCTTCAgttgtttttttacatgcttATGATACTTTCACCTCCTTCCCTTTCATACATTAAAAGGTCAACACCTCTATTTTCACTgggcaaaaatatcttaaatgttCCACATCCTCCATATTGACTCAAcgtgaaatgaaatgaatgaccAAATCAAACTAAAGTCTATGCAAAAAAGAATTATACTGCATTTTCTACCTCATGGCTATCACttttataatgtgtatatacactttttttctcattatacTAAAACACTGTTTCTATCCAATTTATGGTCTTATTTTAGAGAGTGGTCTTGTTGGATTAGTGCAACCGATGTTGTGGGATTACAGCCCTACTCTAGATGTTGGCAACACTGGTAAGTTGGGTCAAAACACACTTTACTATTAAATGTTGTGAGCCATTTGATCATGAAAATGcttgattattttacatttactctTCCAGTCATGCTTATGGAACGATATAAGTCTGCGGGTATATCACAGCAGTGGGCCGCCAGCTCTTTTAAAGGCTCGACCACTGTGCACACCTGTGTGACCAGCACCCAGAGACATCTGGACAACCATTTTCAATGGCTCAAAGTAGCATCCAGCCTGTCAGCTGGCATTAAGCTACAGGGAATTGCTCTAACTGGATGGCAAAGGTTAGATGGCATCCCATCTATCACTAGAATCACAGCTGTCTTACTGGACAAGACAACAAAATGTATGTTTCTTTGGTTCCTTTTAAGATATGACCACTTGTCTGTTTTGTGTGAGCTGATGCCTGTGGGTTTGCCCTCTCTGGGGTCCTGTCTGCAAACTCTTCTGCACGGTCAGCCACTTTCATTTTCACTCATTTAGATTTCTTTTTTGGCGGTAAATTGATGGCAGTATCTAAATATTAAGAATGCTTAACTCACTGTAGGTTTTCACTGTGATTCAGGTGGCTTTACCGAAGAGGCTCAAAAGAAGGTTGTTGAGATACTTGGTACTGTGGATGTAGAAGACATAGAGAGGTACCTTTCATATTTGTGCcctaaaagataaaaaaagcatGTGTAAGTGTAACACTAAGAAACCCTCAAGGGTTACTGAAAAATAGACTCATTTACAGAATATTCTTTGGCCTGTGTGTCCCAGATTGTCTTCCTCCTTTGCTGGGGCAAAACTAGCTGAACTCATAGTGAAGCTGACATCTTTGCTGGAGTCTGCAGAACTGAGACATTTTCAGAACAATATGTGAGTTTAGGGCCTCTAAGTTTTAAGAGAGTTGTGAAGTTAAGGCTGACTTTTCAccaaatatttgtattcattctTGCACAACAGGTTTGTGAGGGGCTGGTTCACACCCTACCACAGGCAAAAAAAGACAATCAACCCACTCATTGCTCAACAGATTAAAACACAAGCAACAATGTAAGTTTCTTAATATGTATACTTATATTTACAGTACTATTCAAAAATGCtataattttgaatgtttttgaaagaagtctctcgtGCTCACCAAGGCCGatgttgaaaacaaaaaaagtttgtttttgtggaaactgtaatgcaCGCTGTGTCTTATGCATGTGAATTTTTAACAAGTACTTTATAATATATCCATATTTTTCCTCTCAATTCCTCCAACAGTATTCTTGATGATGTGGAGAGCCAGGTTCAAGATGTGAGAGGAGAGATGCGTCTGCTGTACTCAGACTCTACAGTTCAGGAATGGGTGGACCAACACATCACTCCAGTGCTGGAGCCTCTGCACAACCTATCCAGAGACATTGAAACGGTTTTAAATGGAATGGGACTTTGTACCGAATCCATATCTTAAAGTTGGTCAATAAGTTTCTTTCGAAAACTTTCTTTCAAGCTAGACTTGTACTTGCAGTACaatgtaaaactgaataaaacaacTGCGAAAGCTTGTGTTTGTGAATCACTgttgtataattttattaaaaattgtgtttgtattataaatgtaatgaaatatcattattatgatacaggtgcatctcaataaattagaatgttgtggaaaagttcatttatttcagtaattcaactcaaattgtgtaacttgtgtattaaataaattcagtgcacaagactttggttcttttaaatgtgatgatttaggctcacatttaacaaaaacccactaattcagCCAATCAGCTATTCAAACTTAAAACTCCTCCCAAGGTTTCCAGAAATCcgtcaaaatggtctctcagtttggtttactaggctacacaatcagtgccacaaactgatcacctcatgccatgccgaattgaggcagtaattaaagcaaaaggagcccctaccaagtattgagtacttgtacagtaaatgaacatactttccagaaagccatttctttattattattatttattttatttatgtttcttattttttatttattttggctagTTACCAATGCAGCATATTTTCTTTAATTCACTTGCAATTGTTGAAGTTTAATTTaagtctaatatttatattttagttaatttcAGTTACCGGCAATCATgttaattgttttagttttaaataaaaataatatccacattatcaattattattatcaaatcaaaaaaaaaataaaaaaatcccccAAATAGAATTgtccagacttttattttgtcacATATCGATTTACTTGACCGGGAAGTGATATGTTGAATTTTACCCATAATATTTGTAGCTTACATGGGTCGTTTGTATAAACAAATCGTATCGGTGTAGCGTTTTTGGGGAATTTTGAGATATGTCGCCTCGCTTGCGCGTTACTAACACACCGCGACGTTTTTGTCATCGTTATCAGCGCGTGTAAACCCGGCCTGTTCAGCGTAACAGCGCCGTGCGGAGCGCTAAATAAAGGCATTTAGAGTCTGATCAAGACGGAACTGACTGTTTGTGCTGCGAAAATATGGCAGAGTTGCACGTTGAACCCAGCGCGAATGGCATCATCGAGCAGACCGAGCATTGTGAATTCAGAGGCTCCGTGAACGTTAGACTCCCCTCGCCAACACTGTTGATTCCGCCCCGGAGCGGCTTGTCAAGTCCAGGGGTCTCCGGCTCCAGAGCAGTGTTTGGGTTCCCTATGAAGAGCAACCCCACTTCCCCATCACCAGAAGCTACGGAGAAACCAGGAGCTCGGTGGGTTCGGCTCAATGTCGGGGGAACCTACTTTGTTACAACCAAACAGACCCTGTGCAGGGATCCCAAATCGTTTCTGTATCGATTATGTCAAGAAGATCCAGATCTGGATTCGGATAAGGTAAGGCTCGGTTTACTCCTGTAAAGCATGCATCACGCCTTAATataaatcattcatttttaatgtgtatacaATTATAATGCATACATTCACGTTTAGTCattcagcagacacttttatccaaagcaaatgaagacaatggaagcaatcaaaatcaatatGATATGCAAGTGATAACAAGTCTCAGTAAGCTAAGCTTAATGGTGTACACTTagcaagttaaaaataaataaataataataataataacctgaaGTAATACATTAGGTAAAGTGGTGGTTTTATAGGCAAACATCAGTCCCTTGAATTGATATGTTACATCCTCTgatgtattttaatgtgtttctgtgttctggtgttttgtttgttgtctctgcttttttttttttttttttttttttttttttaccatcaaaTCAAATTCTCTTAGCCTAACCACCAAAGCAGGGTCAAAACGTTCTATTGAGTCTTCGTTAAGAAAAACCTCAGGCACAAAACTCATTGTGCCCTCAGGTTCTCCCATGTGTTCCACTGAAGACATTGGTAAaatttcttaatatattttattacccCTTTTCTTACACCTCCCTCggtacaataatataaaaaaactccGCAATTAACAAAAAAtcttttttctacatttttcaaaaacttcTAAGGATGGAGAAAGGGTAAaggatattaaagggttagttcagccaaaaatgaaaattaagccataaattactcaccctgaagtcatcctaggtgtatatgactttattctttcagacgaattcgagttatttaaaacattttctttgatctttcaagttgTTAGATGCAACCTagcgggtgttgcactgcattggtccatgagaagtttaatataAACCGCATCCATTGAAAAAAAGAATCTCACACAGCTCTgtgggtgaacaaaggccttctgtagtgaatcgatgcgtttttgtaGGAAAAATAgttatattcaaaatgtaataatcactttaatctagcttgcgttCACAGTTGTAAACGAAGCAGTTCAgggggaatgacgtatgaggtTAGCATTGTGCCAactttgtctgaaagaagaaagtcaaatacacctaggatgacttcagggtgagtaatttatggcttaattttttttttgctgaacaaACCCTTTAAATCAAATTCCTTTACCCTGTACCTCTCCACCAAAGCGAAGACCACCCAAAACAGACCAGAAGCTAAAGGCACTGTACTTTTCAATAGAGTGTTCACGTCACATTATCAATGAGCACCCGCaccttataaaaaaatatgagacAAATCTCCAACCAAAACGAAACAAAGACACAATTTTGAATCTCAGACAAGCCCCCATTGTTACATTTCTAAATTAGTTTTGGGGACAATatagaaacaaacaataaaatgaatGGAGGGGAGACATTGATGTATCCGTCTCCAGACCCAGAAGCAATACACAACACTTTTTTTGTTGCTCAGAAATGGCAGTTTTATTTAGGGTAGGTggattaatgtaaaaaaatgtgttgCGATAATGTGATAAGCTCGTGCCTATCTCCTAAACAAAACAACGATGAAGAAGTGTAGGCAATGTAGGTTTGAGACTGGCACCAGTGGTCAGAATATTacagacaaaataataatgtttagcagcagttcagagtcaagtatcatgtttgcaatacaaaagaaccattCCATAAACAGTCCTTTATCAGAATTGTGAATGTCTCATAGTCTGGAAACTTTAGCatgatgcagaaaaaaaaatattggagtcagtttgttactttattttattagtgttcatttaaCTAGATAAATTAttacacctttttatattttatgtgatgtaatttttgttaaaaacaaaggtttattattgtatatacgttttgcattttattgttaCGGTATAccctttaaattaacttattgaaagaaaaacagcagcagcagtgtggTGTACCGTATTTGGTTGCTACCTTATATCTTCACTCTTTCCTTTCACTCTTTtaatggctttggaaaacttgtctcgGATATTTCTCTGCATCGCTTTTTGCATAACTCCAGGTCGTCGACACCAAGCTTCGTTGCAATTCTTTCTAGGAATGAAATACTTTatctgaatctttaaagtctctCCGCGAGCGACCGTACAGGTGGGATATATTTGTGCAGCTCAGCTATTCGAAACTCAAGTGTATTCAGGAGATGTTGCTCTCCCGTAGGACCTCCACAGAAAGTGGAACGAACCGGGGAAAAAAACTGCACGTCAAAGAACGTGGAGTTCCAGAACAAACCCACCGACTGCGTAACCACCATGGACCAATGGAAGCTCAAAGGTGTTTtggagccaaaaaaaaaacttctccagAAAGATTGCTTTGGTGATTTATTTCGAACTgcagaaacaaactcaaaacaaaCTTCGTTTCGGCCTGATTCTGTTCCAATTGGCATCATATATATTTGTTCTTCGATTTCGTTTGAAGTATacacaactgagagcaaggcagtctcggtTGAATATCCACATCTgaaaccagactggttgctgACGAGGAGGTTGTTCTTTGTGAGGAAGGCTAAGACTTGGTTGAACAGctcatttttgcaataaaaggaaggaGAATAACCGGtttgtagttctctaaaagagatggttTAAGTAGAAGGTTCCTTTAGTATTGGGGTTAAACGAGCCTGTTTAAATGCTGAGataaaaacaccagtgtgaagggATGTGCTAATattgtgagtgagtgcaggtacaactgctgGAGAAATGGCTTGATGGAGATGAGATGGAGTATGATCAAGCTTGACAATCAGTTGGATTATAAGAAaagatgagtttggagacttctccCTCAGAGAGTGAAAGTAGCAgtagcagaaagtatcagtaacACTGTAAGCATCAAGAGATCATGACTGTTTAAGGGGAGGAAGCAAAGATGAAACCATAGCATATAGccgagagtgtgagagtgagcatAGGTTACATTGAAAGATGATGTGAGGAGTGATATGTGTTGTGTCAGGaatagggatgtcaattttcgattatttccatgattgATCAGTTTAAATGTATGATCAAAAAAACGATTAATCATTAAacttaatactgcaaaatgcatcGATTGCATCTATAGTCACTggcatgacaggatgtgcaatgCCACTCAAAACGCAGGCTTCctcacctgaattaaaggggtttttagtctgaataaaagtagggatgcaccgatacaaTACTGAAAACACCAATACCACACATAAATGACTACAAAATGGATTTTTAAATGGTGGATAATGGTGACTGAATGTGATATAAAGAAGCTGTCACGTCCCATAGAAAGGAAAGGAatacatttccaatcattagagataagcagaccagtacctccacctcttccagacAGACGGGGAgtgtgggaaaatgagaaatgattggagagtgctgcaggagTAGCAGTGTCCTGTGGTTTGATCCACGTCTCTGTCAGGTCCATGAGGTTTAGTCTTGAATGAATAGTTATAGATGTTATGAAATCTGCTTTGTTTACTACAGAATAACAAatccagagaccaatagaaaaataaagtagtgtattagcagacatgGGCAAAGTGTACTGGTTGTTAGGATTGTGCTGCCTATAgtgtgtgatgtgtggtttgtgagtGGGATTGATAGTAGGGATATGGAAATGCATAGTAAGAGTTGGTCATAAAAGCTGAAACCGAAGTGAAGTAAGGTTTGGAAAAGGGGATGAGTCAAATGCGATCTTCATACGAGGGCTGCTGCAACCGCTGCTGGGGTATACTAACCTTTTTATACCGGTTTGAAAAAAACGGAATTTGAATTCAGCTaaacacactttactgtttatcacagcAAAGGGCTAAGCAAGAGCACGACACTGACAAGGTATGCGATACTGTACGAGGCCAAACTCAACTTCAGCACATCTCAACAcaataaaacaagcattttcttgCAAGGAAAATTGCACTAAAAAGTgagaaaagaaataaatacacttttggaTCTGCTTTTAACTTCTGCTGATTGACTGCTTCTCTCAAAGAGTATTTCTTTACACTGTCTTTTCTATAGCGCTTGAACACACTTTACTGCTTATCACAACAAAGGGCTAAGCTGGCACGCAACACTGACAAGTACGTCACTAagtcagttagctggatttgattgttggcGATTTGGCATGATCTTCGATTGGTTGGTTCTTCAAAGCTCATACCAgagttgctgtcatagcaacagatcTGTAatcttaaacctgctcgggagcaggattatttcatgtaaacaggattagactgcatcTTTTTAAGATACTTAAAATCTGTCCCAGCCATTACAAGAGTAccctactgatccagggacagtaatttaaaataataatttaacatttatttgaaattttttttacaatgttgtgTAGTCTATAATAATATAGACACAGACatttttactcactgaaatatttacttatgataaaataattgctttataATTGTATTGGTGTCTTGCACACATGCTGCACGCTTAATCAATCGCTGCATTACTGATCGTAGTTTCTGGTATCGATACATCTGCCCTTTTTAGGGAACACGAGAACACGCGGTAATCTTAGACTTAATCCAGATAATTTTAATCAAATCCACAAATTAGCCAGACATCAGTTATCACGATTAGAAGATCTGGCATCTTTTAAATCATCTCAGATGTATAAAGCGATGTACGAAGAATGGGCGCAAGGTATGCGATATAGTACAAGACCAAACGCAACTTCAGCACATCTCAATGCAGTAAACAAAACAAGCATTTCCTAGCAATGACAACTGTGCTAAACACTAgtcagacaataaataaatacacttacaatCTGCTTCTAACTTCCACTGATTGGCTGCTTCTCTCAAAAAGCATTTCTTTACACTGTCTTTTGCTAGCGCTTGagcacactttactgtttatcacaacaaagggcTAAGCAAGCACACAGGATTGTATTCGTGTATTTGTAATGCACATGGGAGGTCCAGTTTAATCCTGtgctaaatgaaaatacaatccagtttaaaggaatagtttatccCAAAATGAAATGCATGTCATTACTCGCtgtcaagtcattccaaacctgtgagacatTCTTTATTACGTGGAACACGAAAGGAGATATTCCAAAGAGTGTTGTTAAACAAACAATTTTTGTTGCCATTGCCTTGCATTGTATGGGCAAAAACACAGAGACGGTTCTCAAAtctccttttatgttccacagaataaagtaTGTGGCTgattaaatgataacagaatttttttcgatttgggtgaactaatgtAGATGGGTTTCTGGAGCTGGTTTCTAGATTGTCTTTTGTCTTTATCTGCTGCAGGCTGGTCGTTATCTGGTTAACAAGTTATCTTTCAATCCAATAACCACCAAGATGACCACCTGGTAGCTAAAAACGTTGCTTTTCCAAGCTGTTCTACCTGGTTGGACCAGCCAGTGACCAGCTAATGTCCATTTTAGACCAGCTAGAAAGAGGTTAAAATTAACCTCCTTGGCTACCTTTGCTTTTGATCAATTGGTTGCTGTTCCAAGATTAGTATATTAGCTTGCATCAGTTGGATCTATAAACTACATTTCATGTTACAAAACACAGCTACCAACCTAAACTCTATATAGCAGGGGTAAACAAGTGTTATTTACAGTTCTGCAGAGGATTTCCTCTCCAAAgtgttaattcatttaaaaatagcaaCCACAGTCTGAAGTCTTCAAAATCACCAGagcagttcatttaaaaaaaaaagctgttgttGCTGCACTAATATACTAAAATCATTCAGTATACTGAAGAGTGAATGGACTCACTAACTGGGTTCTCTCAATTCCCACTTAATAACCAGGCATTACTTTACCTGCGCTAATTGAATCAGTGGTTTGTCAAGGGGATTTCACAATTGATTCAGCAATATAACTGCAGGGACCACAACAGTAATGATGAagttaaatgcaaattaaattgcaATTGCAACAAGCAGTGTTCACACTGTCGGTTGTCTTTTCTCACAGGATGAGACAGGAGCATATTTGATTGACAGGGATCCCACATATTTCGGACCCATCTTGAACTACTTGAGGCATGGGAAGTTGATCATCAACAAGAACCTTGCTGAGGAGGGTGAGATGATCTGGGCAGGCTGCCCTCAAAAACTTCATAATAGAACTGTAATGACCTAGTTTAATTTAGAAACATCATTTATTTTGTGTGGAGAGGGACCTCAGTGTACCTGTGTAAAAGATAATTTCCTGCAGGACTGGTGAGGTCTTGAAAGGCTTACAGTCTGTGTACAaaattttcttttgtgtgtgtgcgtgtcagtGCTCCAAATTGTGATGATGGCAATTATTGTGTgatgtgtttttatataattattaatcagTTTGGTCTACTAGTGTATAATTCCTAATCATAGTCTTTTATTGGCATGGGTGTagcattaaaaggatagttctgACATCTTTTACTTGCCTCATATTCCAAACCTATTTTTTTcctatcttttttttctgttatacacaaaataatatattttgaaaaatgtcaatgTTCTCTGTCCATACAGAGAAAGTCAGTGGAATCCAATGTTGTTGGACCCCAGTGAttttattgtatggacaaacACAATTGAAAAGTTCTGCAAATTCTTATTTTGTGTACTGCAGCAGAaaaaggtcatacaggtttggaacaatgtgagggttagtaaatgctgactgaattttcatttacGTGTGAGCTATGCTTTTAAGACTAtggatgtttatttattataaagcagTAACCTCATGATAGGTGTTCACTGATTTTCTGACCACTGCAGGTGTTCTAGAGGAAGCAGAGTTTTACAACATTGCATCACTTGTGAGGCTGGTGAAGGAGAGAATACGAGACAATGAAAACAGAACATCTCAGGTATGTGGTAAAGCAACAGTTTACTTTGTGGGCATGTTTTTTGGAATACCGCTATGCAATCTGTCAGAAGATTTGCTAGAATTACTGGGATTGCTCAAAGGAAGTGTTTCACTGTCTATCTTCAAGCACTCTGTCTAAAAGTTCATTTGAGAACAATTTAGGGAACAGCAAACCTTCCTTGAATCAATATTTAAGATGTACAGCTGCCCAGTGCTCAACATTCAGAGAGACATACACAGACTTCTAGACATAATTTGAGAACCTGCTTCAAAGAGGAGTTTAAATCactaattttctcaccctcatgtcctcatgtttgactttatttcttcggTAGAGTGCAAAAGATGTTTTGAACAAAGTGCACGCTGCTCTTTTGCATAAAGCGGAAACGTATGCTTGCATTGTATAGAAAAAAGGACATTCTTTTTGATGTGTATATTGTCATAAAGTCATAAAAATTTGAAAGGACATCCAAAACCTGTGTAGCTTCATACAGACTTATAACTCTGTTTTCGCCCTtaattcagaatattactgtttctaCAGGGCCCTGTGAAGCATGTGTATCGTGTATTACAATGTCAAGAAGAGGAGCTCACTCAGATGGTTTCCACTATGTCAGACGGATGGAAGTTTGAACAGGTAggttatgtttttttcttcacttctCAAGCATATGTTGTGGTGCTGTTGTCCAGTATAGATGTTGATCCTTTGTCTGGAGTATTTTATCGTAGCATCTTTTAACTCAGACGAACAGAAGATCTCTGGATAGCCACTTTATTTCTTAACAGGTTGTTTTCTTTACATGATCTTACACAGTCATGTCCCTCCATTTTTTTTGTGGCGGTTACAATTGT
Above is a window of Carassius gibelio isolate Cgi1373 ecotype wild population from Czech Republic chromosome B12, carGib1.2-hapl.c, whole genome shotgun sequence DNA encoding:
- the kctd2 gene encoding BTB/POZ domain-containing protein KCTD2 encodes the protein MAELHVEPSANGIIEQTEHCEFRGSVNVRLPSPTLLIPPRSGLSSPGVSGSRAVFGFPMKSNPTSPSPEATEKPGARWVRLNVGGTYFVTTKQTLCRDPKSFLYRLCQEDPDLDSDKDETGAYLIDRDPTYFGPILNYLRHGKLIINKNLAEEGVLEEAEFYNIASLVRLVKERIRDNENRTSQGPVKHVYRVLQCQEEELTQMVSTMSDGWKFEQLISIGSSYNYGNEDQAEFLCVVSRELNNSTNGIVIEPTEKAKILQERGSRM
- the hexdc gene encoding hexosaminidase D; this encodes MDQSLRSCKRFVHLDLKGAPPRIGYLIELIQLFADLGANGLLIEYEDMFPYEGKLKVLQSTTQPPYTREEIVSIQDAASSRGLEIIPLVQTFGHLEFVLKHEVFRDLREVDYCLGTLNPHRDAGVRLVQEMLQQVMKLHPKSTSLHIGADEVYMLGHGDESKHWLDLPGRSVHQLFLSHVIKVAKGIRESAPKLNLIMWDDMLRSMTPETIKESGLVGLVQPMLWDYSPTLDVGNTVMLMERYKSAGISQQWAASSFKGSTTVHTCVTSTQRHLDNHFQWLKVASSLSAGIKLQGIALTGWQRYDHLSVLCELMPVGLPSLGSCLQTLLHGGFTEEAQKKVVEILGTVDVEDIERLSSSFAGAKLAELIVKLTSLLESAELRHFQNNMFVRGWFTPYHRQKKTINPLIAQQIKTQATIILDDVESQVQDVRGEMRLLYSDSTVQEWVDQHITPVLEPLHNLSRDIETVLNGMGLCTESIS